The Pseudomonas azadiae genome includes a window with the following:
- a CDS encoding DUF2231 domain-containing protein: MTTLPTYYPTRPGALHAILLAGSVPLFLGALLSDIAYGQTYQIQWANFASWLIAGALVFSGFALLFALVNLLRAERKSGRPAAYFLLLLAAWVLGLVNAFQHAKDAFAMMPAGLVLSAIVTLLALVAAWIGLTNLRSGVDQ; this comes from the coding sequence ATGACTACCCTCCCCACCTACTACCCGACAAGGCCCGGTGCGCTGCATGCGATCTTGCTTGCCGGCAGCGTCCCGTTGTTTCTGGGCGCCCTGCTCAGTGACATTGCCTACGGCCAGACCTACCAGATTCAATGGGCCAACTTCGCGTCCTGGCTGATTGCGGGCGCGTTGGTATTCAGTGGATTCGCGCTGTTGTTCGCGCTGGTCAATCTGCTTCGCGCCGAACGTAAATCCGGGCGACCGGCCGCCTATTTCCTGCTGCTGCTCGCCGCCTGGGTACTCGGCCTGGTCAATGCCTTCCAGCATGCAAAGGATGCCTTCGCAATGATGCCCGCGGGCCTGGTGCTTTCGGCGATCGTCACGCTGCTGGCATTGGTTGCCGCGTGGATCGGCCTGACTAACCTGCGTTCGGGAGTCGACCAATGA
- a CDS encoding PQQ-dependent sugar dehydrogenase, which translates to MKTSSTLTLLSAALLLTACGGEGDKTQARGPDPKLPEQQSSLLPSMKIAEPAPWGEQKPKVPEGYSITAIATDLAIPRQTLVLPNGDILVAEGRGGSAAKLKPKDVIASLIKAEGNTKVKGGNRLTLLRDADGDGTYELKTVFADNLNAPYGLAFANGKLYVANQDALVSFDYADGQTKAGGPPTKVTDLPAQINHHWTKSLAASEDGRQLYVGIGSNSNVTERGMEVEIDRAMVWQIDAATGAHKPYATGLRNPTALTIQPGSGQLWTVVNERDELGPDLVPDYLTSVREGAFYGWPYSYWGQNVDPRAQPQNPAKVAAAIKPDYSLGSHVAALGVDFSIPQMGEKFADGVFVGEHGSWNRDNPVGYKVIFVPFSNGKPSGEPVDFATGFRGDDGKTRGRPVGVTVDPKGALIIADDLANTVWRVTRNQ; encoded by the coding sequence ATGAAAACGTCCAGCACACTGACCCTGTTAAGTGCCGCCCTGTTGCTGACCGCCTGCGGTGGCGAGGGTGACAAGACCCAGGCGCGTGGCCCCGACCCCAAGTTGCCGGAGCAACAAAGCAGCCTGCTGCCGAGCATGAAAATTGCCGAGCCTGCGCCCTGGGGCGAGCAGAAACCCAAGGTGCCAGAGGGCTACAGCATCACCGCCATCGCCACTGACCTCGCGATCCCGCGCCAGACCCTGGTGCTGCCCAACGGTGACATCCTGGTGGCCGAAGGCCGTGGCGGCAGTGCGGCCAAGCTCAAGCCCAAGGATGTGATCGCCAGCCTGATCAAGGCCGAGGGCAATACCAAGGTCAAGGGCGGCAACCGCCTGACGTTGCTGCGCGATGCCGACGGTGACGGCACCTACGAACTCAAGACAGTCTTCGCCGACAACCTCAACGCGCCGTACGGCCTGGCGTTCGCCAACGGCAAACTCTACGTGGCCAACCAGGACGCGTTGGTGAGCTTCGACTATGCAGACGGCCAGACCAAGGCCGGCGGCCCGCCCACCAAGGTCACCGACCTGCCGGCGCAGATCAATCATCACTGGACCAAGTCCCTCGCGGCGAGCGAAGACGGCCGCCAGCTCTATGTGGGGATCGGCTCCAACAGCAACGTCACCGAGCGCGGCATGGAAGTCGAGATCGACCGCGCCATGGTCTGGCAGATCGATGCCGCGACCGGCGCGCACAAACCCTACGCCACTGGCCTGCGCAACCCGACGGCGCTGACCATTCAGCCGGGTTCCGGGCAACTGTGGACGGTGGTCAACGAGCGTGACGAACTGGGCCCCGACCTGGTGCCGGACTACCTGACGTCCGTGCGTGAAGGTGCGTTCTACGGCTGGCCCTACAGCTATTGGGGCCAGAACGTCGACCCGCGTGCACAACCGCAGAACCCGGCCAAAGTCGCCGCCGCGATCAAACCGGATTACAGCTTGGGCTCCCATGTCGCGGCATTGGGCGTGGACTTCTCTATCCCGCAAATGGGCGAGAAGTTCGCCGACGGCGTCTTCGTCGGCGAGCATGGCAGCTGGAACCGCGACAACCCCGTGGGCTACAAGGTGATTTTCGTGCCCTTCAGCAACGGCAAGCCCTCCGGCGAGCCCGTCGATTTTGCCACCGGCTTTCGCGGTGATGACGGCAAGACCCGTGGGCGCCCGGTGGGCGTGACGGTGGACCCGAAAGGCGCGTTGATCATCGCCGATGACCTGGCCAACACCGTTTGGCGGGTAACGCGTAACCAATAA
- a CDS encoding LysR substrate-binding domain-containing protein, whose translation MNALGKTLPPLASLLPFESAARLESFSKAADELHITQAAISRQIRGLEDDLGVKLFVRRNRAVFLTPQGRELASVVSAALHRIGESAASLRATVHSHRVVLLCQLCEAFYWLMPRLSTFHQQCPHIEIQVVTTTRPLTEFSDPFDVALQSTRRASGAHCLMFTASDDVFPVCSPAYLSLGEPLPLSGLQRQTLLHHSAAPPHLMAWEQWMQVFGQTLPEDARSATFDSYPLMLQAAVEGHGIAMGWRRTASCLMQTGALVRPCAESVHLPEAISVYRHQAAGRRDEVAALLAWLEAQLQEE comes from the coding sequence ATGAATGCGCTCGGCAAAACCTTACCGCCCCTCGCCAGCTTGCTGCCCTTTGAATCGGCCGCACGCCTGGAGAGTTTCTCCAAGGCGGCCGATGAACTGCACATCACCCAGGCCGCGATCAGCCGGCAGATTCGCGGGCTTGAGGACGACCTGGGGGTCAAGTTGTTTGTGCGGCGTAATCGCGCCGTATTTCTCACGCCGCAAGGGCGCGAACTGGCCAGTGTGGTCAGCGCAGCGCTGCACCGCATCGGTGAAAGCGCTGCGAGCCTGCGTGCCACCGTCCACAGCCACCGGGTGGTGTTGCTCTGCCAGTTGTGTGAAGCGTTTTATTGGCTGATGCCGCGCTTATCGACCTTTCACCAGCAATGCCCGCATATCGAGATCCAGGTGGTGACCACCACCCGGCCATTGACGGAATTCAGCGACCCCTTCGACGTTGCCCTGCAAAGCACGCGGCGCGCCAGCGGGGCGCATTGTCTGATGTTCACCGCGTCGGACGACGTCTTTCCGGTGTGCAGCCCAGCCTACCTCAGCTTGGGCGAACCGCTGCCCTTGAGCGGGTTGCAACGCCAGACGCTTCTGCACCACAGTGCTGCGCCACCGCACCTGATGGCGTGGGAACAGTGGATGCAGGTATTTGGCCAGACGTTACCCGAGGACGCGCGCAGCGCGACGTTCGACAGCTACCCGCTGATGTTGCAGGCCGCGGTGGAAGGGCATGGGATTGCCATGGGCTGGCGCCGCACCGCAAGCTGCTTGATGCAGACGGGAGCGCTGGTGAGGCCGTGCGCGGAGAGCGTGCACTTGCCCGAGGCTATTTCGGTTTACCGGCATCAGGCGGCGGGGAGGCGGGATGAAGTGGCGGCGCTGCTCGCCTGGCTCGAGGCGCAACTGCAGGAGGAGTGA
- a CDS encoding DMT family transporter, with the protein MNPAAVSLFLGLLFAVVATLGWALNFITPYVTGPYSLYDLMMVRFLFVGVLGVGGIILCRARLPLISPGQRLLAAGLGALGCLGYGVCIAAGVHLAGPVLTPAMVGMVPLLLALLGNARHKSVEWRRLIAPLACLLVGLLLSNVGSFHQSTLDAGTWLAGLLCSLGAVGIWLLFSVLNQQHLVRLPAQATGAWTALMLVGAGVAALCLLPPLLALGLLRLPVLGVGFEQAAPLFAWSLVIALMSTVVGAWAWNAATRRLPMVLSGQLIALESVFASLLGLAFEGRGPTPMEAAGLTTVLIGVILAVRIVLTGRHCADLPVPITGQ; encoded by the coding sequence ATGAACCCGGCAGCTGTCTCATTGTTTCTCGGCCTGCTGTTTGCGGTGGTGGCAACCCTGGGCTGGGCGCTGAACTTCATCACGCCCTATGTCACCGGCCCCTACAGCCTCTACGACCTGATGATGGTGCGATTCCTTTTCGTCGGCGTGCTCGGCGTCGGCGGGATCATCCTGTGTCGCGCTCGGTTGCCGTTGATCTCGCCCGGCCAGCGGTTACTCGCCGCAGGCCTGGGAGCGCTGGGTTGCCTGGGGTACGGCGTGTGCATCGCCGCTGGCGTGCACTTGGCGGGGCCGGTGCTCACGCCCGCGATGGTCGGGATGGTGCCGCTGTTGCTCGCCTTGCTGGGCAATGCCCGCCACAAAAGCGTCGAATGGCGCCGGCTGATCGCACCCTTGGCGTGCCTGCTGGTCGGGCTGCTGCTGTCGAACGTCGGCAGCTTCCATCAATCGACGCTGGATGCAGGCACCTGGCTGGCGGGGTTGTTATGTTCGCTGGGCGCCGTTGGCATATGGCTGCTGTTCAGCGTGCTCAATCAACAGCACTTGGTGCGGTTGCCGGCTCAGGCGACGGGCGCATGGACTGCGTTGATGCTGGTGGGCGCCGGCGTGGCCGCGCTTTGCCTGTTGCCGCCATTGCTGGCCCTCGGCCTGCTGAGGCTGCCGGTCCTCGGTGTCGGGTTTGAGCAGGCGGCGCCGCTGTTTGCCTGGAGCCTGGTGATAGCGCTGATGTCTACCGTGGTCGGCGCCTGGGCCTGGAACGCCGCGACGCGTCGCCTGCCCATGGTGCTGAGTGGTCAGTTGATTGCGCTTGAATCCGTGTTCGCCAGCCTGCTCGGCCTGGCATTCGAAGGTCGCGGCCCGACGCCGATGGAAGCGGCGGGCCTGACGACGGTACTGATCGGCGTGATCCTGGCAGTACGAATCGTCCTGACAGGCAGGCATTGCGCCGACCTGCCCGTGCCGATTACAGGTCAGTGA
- a CDS encoding MFS transporter, translated as MNLIEPIHAHRVGQAVGNYRWTICAMLFFATTVNYLDRQVLSLLAPQLSTQFGWSNTDYANIAAVFQFVYAISMLFAGRFVDRIGTKAAYVVAIGIWSTGAIMHAFSVPMGEGIAAISGAIGLAVIPVSIAGFMLSRAVLAIGEAGNFPIAIKATAEYFPKKERSLATGIFNSGANVGAILAPICVPLIAGLWGWEAAFIVIGGLGFVWVAVWIALYKKPDEQPRLSAEELAYIRSDQTVQPFTPARVGAVEKKVSWFKLLTYRQTWAFAFGKFMTDGVWWFFLFWLPTYLSAQYGMKGPDIVLPLAVLYSMTMVGSIGGGWFPSYFMARGDAPYDGRMKAMLVIALFPLVVLLAQPLGYISFWIPVLLIGVGASAHQAWSCNIFTTVSDMFPQKTVASVVGIGGMAGGLGGVVMTKIGGWVFDYYKSINDIHTGYMIMFAICALAYLVAWSVMKALVPRHKEITDL; from the coding sequence ATGAACCTGATCGAGCCCATCCATGCGCACCGCGTTGGCCAAGCTGTAGGCAACTATCGCTGGACCATCTGCGCGATGCTGTTTTTCGCAACTACCGTCAATTACCTTGACCGCCAGGTGCTCAGCTTGCTGGCGCCGCAACTGTCGACGCAATTTGGCTGGAGCAACACCGACTACGCCAACATTGCCGCGGTGTTCCAGTTTGTCTACGCGATTTCCATGCTGTTCGCCGGGCGCTTTGTCGACAGGATCGGCACCAAGGCCGCCTACGTGGTGGCGATTGGCATCTGGTCCACGGGCGCCATCATGCACGCGTTCTCGGTGCCGATGGGCGAGGGCATCGCCGCCATCAGCGGGGCGATCGGCCTGGCGGTGATACCGGTGTCGATTGCCGGTTTCATGTTGTCCCGCGCGGTGCTGGCGATTGGCGAGGCGGGCAACTTCCCGATCGCGATCAAGGCCACCGCCGAATATTTCCCCAAGAAAGAACGCTCGCTGGCCACGGGGATTTTCAACTCCGGTGCCAACGTCGGTGCAATCCTGGCGCCTATCTGCGTGCCGTTGATTGCCGGTCTGTGGGGATGGGAAGCAGCGTTTATCGTGATCGGCGGGCTGGGTTTCGTGTGGGTCGCGGTGTGGATCGCGCTCTATAAGAAGCCGGACGAGCAACCGCGCCTGTCCGCCGAAGAGCTGGCCTATATCCGTAGCGACCAGACCGTGCAGCCCTTCACCCCCGCGCGCGTTGGTGCGGTTGAGAAAAAAGTCTCGTGGTTCAAATTGCTTACCTATCGCCAGACCTGGGCGTTTGCCTTCGGCAAGTTCATGACGGACGGCGTGTGGTGGTTCTTCCTGTTCTGGCTGCCTACCTACCTGTCGGCGCAATATGGCATGAAAGGTCCCGATATCGTGCTGCCGCTGGCGGTGCTGTACAGCATGACCATGGTGGGCAGCATCGGTGGCGGCTGGTTCCCCAGCTACTTCATGGCACGCGGGGATGCACCCTACGATGGCCGCATGAAAGCCATGCTGGTGATCGCACTGTTCCCGCTGGTGGTATTGCTGGCGCAGCCGCTGGGTTACATCAGCTTCTGGATCCCGGTATTGCTGATCGGCGTGGGCGCGTCGGCGCACCAGGCGTGGTCGTGCAACATCTTCACCACCGTGTCCGATATGTTCCCGCAGAAGACCGTGGCCTCGGTGGTCGGTATTGGTGGCATGGCCGGCGGCCTGGGCGGCGTGGTGATGACCAAGATCGGCGGCTGGGTGTTCGACTACTACAAGTCCATCAACGATATCCACACCGGCTACATGATCATGTTTGCGATCTGTGCGCTGGCCTATCTGGTGGCCTGGAGTGTGATGAAGGCACTGGTGCCGCGTCACAAGGAAATCACTGACCTGTAA
- a CDS encoding GNAT family N-acetyltransferase encodes MFTTESRLVYRQPLPSDLQRLLEIFGDPQTNQFNPAGPLANVDAAQRLLDQWLQQWAAEGYGWWAIALREAPQFIIGFGGIAPLNYLTERRVNLGYRFAVQAWGQGYATEVARDALALAFETLGLPEVFGLVRPDHAASIRVLEKIGMQPFGLLDDVPGRAPSRVFRICHPTTAHA; translated from the coding sequence ATGTTTACGACCGAGTCGCGTCTTGTCTACCGTCAGCCGCTTCCCAGCGACCTGCAGCGATTGTTAGAGATCTTCGGCGATCCGCAGACCAACCAGTTCAACCCCGCCGGCCCCCTGGCCAACGTAGACGCGGCGCAACGCCTGCTGGACCAGTGGCTCCAGCAGTGGGCGGCCGAGGGTTACGGTTGGTGGGCGATTGCCCTCAGGGAGGCGCCGCAATTCATCATCGGCTTTGGCGGCATCGCTCCCCTCAACTACCTGACTGAGCGACGCGTCAACCTGGGTTATCGATTCGCTGTGCAAGCCTGGGGGCAGGGCTACGCCACCGAAGTGGCTCGGGATGCCCTGGCGCTGGCCTTCGAAACCCTCGGCTTGCCCGAAGTATTCGGCCTTGTGCGCCCGGACCATGCCGCGTCGATTCGCGTGCTGGAAAAGATCGGCATGCAGCCTTTCGGCCTGCTGGATGATGTGCCGGGCAGGGCGCCGAGTCGAGTGTTCAGGATTTGTCATCCTACAACTGCTCACGCCTGA
- the proP gene encoding glycine betaine/L-proline transporter ProP, giving the protein MKLRKKSVKPIGLKDITIVDDTKVRKAITAAALGNAMEWFDFGVYGFVAYVLGKVFFPDASPSVQMIAALGTFSVPFLIRPLGGLFFGALGDKYGRQKVLAATIVIMSLSTFAIGLIPSYASIGIWAPILLLLCKMAQGFSVGGEYTGASIFVAEYAPDRKRGFLGSWLDFGSIAGFVLGAGVVVLISSVLGEADFEAWGWRLPFFLALPLGIIGLYLRHALEETPAFQQHMDKLEQGDREGLTHGPKVSFKEVATKHWRSLLTCIGIVAATNVTYYMLLTYMPSYLSHNLHYKENSGVLIIIAIMVGMLFVQPFIGFVSDKIGRRPFIIAGSIGLLFLAIPAFMLITSGKIGLIFAGLLILAVILNFFIGVMASTLPAMFPTHLRYSALASAFNVSVLIAGLTPTAVAWLVESTNDLFMPAYYLMVFAVVGLVTGLTMKETANKPLRGAAPAASDMEEAKELLQEHHDNIEQKIEDIDAEIAALEAKRQNLVQQHPRIN; this is encoded by the coding sequence ATGAAATTACGTAAGAAAAGCGTCAAGCCCATCGGATTGAAAGACATCACCATCGTCGATGACACCAAGGTGCGCAAGGCGATCACCGCCGCCGCACTGGGTAACGCCATGGAATGGTTCGACTTTGGCGTCTACGGCTTTGTCGCCTACGTGCTCGGTAAGGTGTTCTTCCCCGATGCCTCGCCCAGCGTACAAATGATCGCCGCGCTCGGTACGTTTTCCGTGCCCTTCCTGATCCGTCCCCTGGGCGGTCTGTTCTTTGGTGCATTGGGCGACAAGTACGGGCGGCAAAAGGTGCTCGCCGCAACCATCGTGATCATGTCCTTGAGCACCTTCGCGATCGGCCTGATCCCCTCGTATGCGTCCATCGGCATCTGGGCGCCGATCCTGCTGCTGTTGTGCAAGATGGCCCAGGGCTTTTCGGTCGGCGGCGAATACACCGGCGCCTCGATCTTCGTCGCCGAGTACGCCCCGGACCGCAAGCGCGGCTTCCTCGGCAGTTGGCTGGACTTCGGCTCCATCGCCGGTTTCGTGTTGGGCGCAGGCGTCGTGGTGCTGATTTCCAGCGTCCTGGGCGAAGCGGACTTTGAAGCCTGGGGCTGGCGCCTGCCGTTCTTCCTCGCCCTGCCTCTGGGCATCATCGGCCTGTACCTGCGCCATGCCCTGGAAGAAACCCCCGCCTTCCAGCAGCACATGGACAAGCTCGAACAAGGCGACCGCGAAGGCCTGACCCACGGGCCCAAGGTCTCGTTCAAGGAAGTGGCGACCAAACACTGGCGCAGCCTGCTGACCTGTATCGGCATTGTCGCGGCGACCAACGTCACGTACTACATGCTGCTCACCTACATGCCGAGCTACCTGTCGCACAACCTGCACTACAAAGAAAACAGCGGCGTGCTGATCATCATCGCGATCATGGTGGGCATGTTGTTCGTGCAGCCGTTCATCGGTTTTGTCAGCGACAAGATCGGCCGCAGGCCATTCATCATCGCCGGCAGCATCGGCCTGCTGTTCCTGGCGATTCCGGCATTTATGCTGATCACCAGCGGCAAGATCGGGCTGATCTTCGCGGGCCTGCTGATCCTTGCAGTGATCCTCAACTTCTTCATCGGCGTGATGGCCTCGACGCTGCCCGCGATGTTCCCCACCCACCTGCGCTACAGTGCGTTGGCCAGTGCGTTCAATGTTTCGGTGCTGATTGCCGGCCTCACCCCGACCGCCGTGGCCTGGCTGGTGGAAAGCACCAACGACTTGTTCATGCCCGCCTATTATCTGATGGTGTTTGCCGTAGTCGGCCTGGTGACCGGCCTGACCATGAAGGAAACCGCCAACAAACCCCTGCGCGGTGCGGCACCGGCCGCTTCGGACATGGAAGAAGCCAAGGAACTGCTGCAGGAACACCATGACAATATCGAGCAGAAGATCGAAGATATCGACGCCGAGATTGCCGCATTGGAGGCCAAGCGCCAGAATCTGGTGCAGCAGCATCCGCGCATCAACTAA
- a CDS encoding GAF domain-containing protein yields MVPSVTAPQSLLSADERAAIAEIEATTSILQLVTRLTGMRFAGIAKFTDQDWIVCSVHDTIDMGIHVDDVLDLETTLCSEFCIDPHTLFVPQISQNGRFAARPVVKQYAIESYAGAPIFLPDGRLFGALCALDSRAMLFEDPNLPETLSLFARLIGCIFFANLTTDR; encoded by the coding sequence ATGGTTCCAAGCGTCACCGCGCCACAGTCTCTGCTCAGCGCAGACGAACGCGCCGCTATTGCCGAAATAGAAGCCACCACCAGCATCCTGCAATTAGTCACCCGTCTGACCGGAATGCGCTTCGCCGGCATTGCCAAGTTCACCGACCAGGATTGGATCGTGTGCTCGGTACACGACACCATCGACATGGGCATTCACGTCGATGACGTACTCGACCTGGAAACCACGCTGTGCAGTGAGTTCTGCATCGACCCGCACACCCTGTTCGTCCCGCAGATCAGCCAGAACGGCCGTTTTGCCGCACGCCCGGTGGTCAAGCAATACGCGATCGAGAGCTACGCCGGCGCGCCGATCTTCCTGCCCGATGGCCGCCTGTTCGGCGCGCTGTGTGCGCTGGATTCGCGAGCGATGCTGTTCGAGGACCCCAACCTGCCGGAAACCCTCAGCCTGTTTGCGCGTCTGATCGGCTGCATTTTTTTCGCGAATCTGACAACTGATCGGTGA
- a CDS encoding AraC family transcriptional regulator → MTIKESLDVLVQAIGSRVQAPGDCPMPIPGLGFYRRDQPAQPVVCMVEPCIVLVAQGEKRLWVGGEGYLYDTSRFLVTSLDMPANSEVIAASPEQPCLGLTFKLDLRILAELIAQSELPPTRDRAELKGVGIGAVTEGMLASFARLVALLDEPEAIPVLAPLIQREIHYRLLKSDQASRLRRICAVDGQGYRIAKAIDWLKLNYGATLRVDELAARVQMSAATFHHHFRQLTAMSPLQYQKWLRLNEARRLMLNEHQDVSGAAFKVGYESPSQFSREYARLFGVPPKRDIAALRGKAEVTDQLSDSRKKCSRSDAQTG, encoded by the coding sequence ATGACGATCAAGGAATCTTTGGACGTGCTGGTCCAAGCCATCGGCTCGCGGGTGCAGGCGCCCGGCGACTGCCCCATGCCGATTCCCGGCCTGGGCTTCTATCGACGTGATCAGCCCGCGCAACCGGTGGTGTGCATGGTCGAACCGTGCATCGTGCTGGTGGCCCAGGGTGAGAAGCGGTTGTGGGTTGGAGGCGAAGGCTATCTGTATGACACCTCGCGTTTTCTGGTGACCTCGCTGGACATGCCGGCCAACTCCGAAGTGATCGCGGCCAGCCCCGAACAGCCGTGCCTGGGCCTCACATTCAAGCTGGACCTGCGCATATTGGCCGAGCTGATCGCCCAGAGTGAGTTGCCGCCAACGCGGGATCGGGCGGAGCTCAAGGGGGTGGGTATCGGCGCGGTGACCGAAGGCATGCTCGCGTCATTCGCGCGTCTGGTGGCGCTGCTCGATGAACCCGAGGCGATCCCGGTGCTTGCGCCGTTGATCCAGCGCGAGATTCATTACCGGCTATTGAAGAGCGACCAGGCGAGCCGCCTACGCCGGATCTGTGCCGTGGACGGGCAGGGTTATCGGATTGCCAAGGCCATCGATTGGCTGAAGCTCAACTACGGCGCGACGCTGCGCGTGGATGAGTTGGCCGCGCGCGTGCAAATGAGCGCGGCGACCTTTCATCACCACTTCCGCCAACTGACCGCCATGAGCCCGTTGCAGTACCAGAAGTGGCTGCGCTTGAACGAGGCGCGGCGCCTGATGTTGAACGAGCACCAGGACGTGTCTGGCGCCGCGTTCAAAGTGGGCTATGAAAGCCCCTCCCAGTTCAGCCGCGAGTACGCTCGTTTGTTCGGTGTGCCGCCCAAGCGCGACATCGCGGCCTTGCGTGGCAAGGCCGAAGTCACCGATCAGTTGTCAGATTCGCGAAAAAAATGCAGCCGATCAGACGCGCAAACAGGCTGA
- a CDS encoding MFS transporter, translated as MSTQHTKNWGAVFAMSLAAFALVASEFMPVSLLTPLAADLQITEGQAGQGISVSGLFALLTSLVIAGMAARVERKCLLLSLTLLMIVSGTVVALAPNYPVFMLGRALIGVAIGGFWSLSAATAIRLVPEPQVPRALAIVNGGNALATVIAAPLGSFVGGLIGWRGAFFCVVPVAVLAAAWLMLSLPSIKAQGGASNSGVLQLIKRTPVVLGLLAVSVFFMGQFMLFTYLRPFLETVTQVSVSRLSLILLVLGLAGLAGTFLIERFLNKGLHLTLAIIPLLMAGIALALVVVGSSTLMTTVLLGLWGLVATAAPVGWWTWLSKTLPDDAEAGGGLMVAIIQLAIASGAIAGGLVFDLRGYKATFELSAAVLGAAALLAWLAARASDNAARRAKFFAAAADSKT; from the coding sequence ATGAGCACCCAACACACAAAAAACTGGGGCGCCGTGTTCGCGATGTCGCTGGCGGCATTCGCCCTGGTGGCGTCCGAGTTCATGCCGGTGAGCCTGCTGACGCCACTGGCCGCCGACCTGCAGATCACCGAGGGCCAGGCCGGCCAGGGCATTTCGGTGTCCGGGCTGTTTGCCCTGCTCACCAGCCTGGTGATCGCGGGCATGGCGGCCCGGGTCGAGCGCAAGTGTCTGCTGCTGTCCTTGACCCTGCTGATGATCGTCTCCGGAACCGTGGTGGCGCTGGCGCCAAATTACCCGGTGTTCATGCTTGGCCGTGCGTTGATCGGCGTGGCCATCGGCGGCTTCTGGTCGCTCTCGGCCGCTACCGCCATACGCCTGGTGCCTGAGCCTCAAGTGCCGCGTGCCTTGGCTATCGTCAATGGCGGTAATGCGCTGGCCACGGTGATCGCCGCGCCGCTGGGCAGCTTCGTCGGCGGCTTGATTGGTTGGCGTGGGGCATTTTTTTGCGTGGTGCCCGTTGCGGTGTTGGCGGCAGCCTGGCTGATGCTGAGCCTGCCGTCGATCAAGGCGCAAGGCGGCGCCAGCAACAGCGGCGTGTTGCAGTTGATCAAACGCACACCCGTGGTGTTGGGCTTGCTGGCGGTGAGCGTTTTTTTCATGGGCCAGTTCATGCTGTTCACCTACCTGCGACCGTTTCTGGAGACCGTCACCCAGGTCAGCGTTTCGAGGCTGTCGTTGATATTGCTGGTGTTGGGACTGGCGGGGTTGGCAGGGACGTTCCTGATCGAGCGCTTCCTGAACAAAGGCCTGCACCTGACGCTGGCGATCATTCCGCTGTTGATGGCGGGGATTGCACTGGCGCTGGTCGTGGTTGGCAGCTCCACGCTGATGACCACCGTATTACTGGGATTGTGGGGCTTGGTCGCCACGGCTGCACCGGTGGGCTGGTGGACCTGGTTGTCAAAAACCCTGCCCGACGATGCCGAGGCCGGCGGCGGCCTGATGGTTGCAATCATCCAACTGGCGATCGCCTCGGGCGCTATCGCAGGCGGCCTGGTGTTCGACCTGCGCGGCTACAAAGCGACATTCGAGTTGAGCGCGGCGGTGCTGGGCGCCGCAGCCCTGCTGGCCTGGCTGGCCGCGCGCGCCAGTGACAACGCCGCCCGACGGGCTAAATTTTTCGCCGCCGCGGCCGATAGCAAGACATAA